A window of Chryseobacterium sp. IHB B 17019 genomic DNA:
ACACCGCTTGGAGCCTTAAAGTATGTATTTATTTTAGGTGATACTTCTTATGATTATAAAAACAGGGTTCCTAATAACTCAAATGTTGTATCAAGTTATCAGAGTGAAGAATCAATGGATTTCATCAGATCTTTCGTGACGGATGATTATATTGTAATGACAAAACCGCAGACCAATGAATTCATCACCAATAATATTCCGGATCTTCCGGTGGGCAGACTTCCCGCAGCCAATGCGACAGAAGCGGGCAATATGATTGATAAAACACTGGCTTATTACAACAGTTTGTCCGGGCAGTCTACACCTTTCGGTGAGTGGAGAATGAAGCTGGATTTCGTGGTGGATGATGATAATGACGGAGGAACACCTTTCCATACGGTCATGAATAATACGTTGGCAACAGTTTTTGAACAGTCTTCTTCTACAAACTTAAGAGAATACAACGTAAGAAAGCTATATCTGGATGCGTTCCAGGGACAAAGTACAGCGGGCGGACAAAGATATCCACAGGTAAACCAGGCCATTTCCAATGACATCGGAAACAGCTTGTATCTTTTCTATTTCGGGCATGGAGGGATCAACGGATGGGCTCAGGAAAGGGTTCTTACGTTAGATGAAGTGCAGAATTCCAACAATTTCTCTAATGTATACAGCAGATTCCCGTTTGTATCAACAATTACCTGCGAATTTACGCTTTGGGATGAGCCGGACACCGCTTCTGCTGGGGAACAGTTTCTTAAGCTAAAACAAGGAGGTCCTGCTACGATGATTACCTCAAGTAGAGCAATTGACGTAGGCTACGGTATTGATTTTACAAATCTTTATACTCAGAGCATTTTCAAGCTGACAAGTGATGATTTCGACACGTTAGGATATGCTCACCTAAATGCTAAAAAACAAAAAGGGGCAGCAACAGACCATTTAAAAGTAAATTTCTTAGGAGATCCTGCCATGAAATTGAGCAGACCACAAAGATTATTAACGATTGATGCCATAGAAAGTCCGGTTCCGGGATTGATCAGAGGATTGGATTTTGTGAAAGTAAAAGGACATATCAACAAAGCGGATGGAACGCTTAACACCTCATTCAACGGAAGAGTTGTTATTAATATTTTTGATAAAAGATTAAATAAACAAACTTTAAATAACGACGGCGGCCTTACTCCTGTTCTTCAATATACCGAGGAAGGAAGTGCGATTGTAAAAGCTTCAGGAATGGCAGTAAATGGTGTCTTTACCGTAGAATTCTATGTTCCGAAAGATATTAATTATGCTGTAGGGCAAGGTAGGATTTTAGGATATGCAGACAATAAAGCTTCTGATGTATTCAACAATCAGGCAGTTCAGGTAGGAGATATTAACCCTAACGGAATCAACGACAGTGAGCCGCCAAAAGTAAAATTATACATGAATAACACCAACTTTGCAGATGGTGGTATTACAGACCAAAATCCGATGCTATTGGCTTGTGTTACAGATGATACAGGAATTAATTCAACAGGATCTGGTATTGGTCACGATATTACAGTATATTTGGACGGTCAAATTATTAATACCATCGTATTGAATGATTTTTATGCTTCAGGAGAAGGAAACGGATGTTTAAACCCTGGTTTGGCAGATTATCAGAAAGGAAATGTGACGTATCCTTTTAGAAATCTGGCAATAGGACAACATCAATTAACATTTAAAGTTTGGGATATAAACAATAATTCGACAACTGCTACGTTAAACTTTGAAGTTAAGGATGAAGCAGATCAGCACCTGGTAATCAACAGACCGCTGAACTGGCCGAATCCGTTTACAAATAAAACATACATCCACTTTGAGCATAATTGTGATGATATTTTAGATGTAAATGTTCAGATTTATACGATTACAGGAAAATTGGTAAGAACTTTATCTCAGCCTGTGATTGCAGAACCGTTCCTACAGGGCTTTAGAACGCCACGCCAGGCAATTGAATGGGATGGAAAAGATGATTTTGGGGCAACAGTTGCAAAAGGTACGTATATTTTTAAGATATTTGCAAAAAGTCAAAATCAAGAAAAATGCAAAGGAAGTGCTACAGCTGTAGAAAAAATGGTACTTTTGAAATAATTTTAAAACGATAATAGTAATAATAATTATAAAAAACTGATAATATATAAAAGACAACATATGAATTTAACTACTAAACTGCTTTTAGGAATTGGATTAGGTGCTGGCTTTTTAGGCTATTCTCAAGACTTAAGCCTAGTAAGACCTGTATTGACCGGAGCTCCTTTTTTAAGAATCGCACCAGATGCAAGAGCTGGAGGTATGGGAGATCAAGGTGTAGTAACCTCTCCGGATGCTTTTTCACAATTCTGGAATGCTGCGAAATATCCTTTTAGCAGAACAAGTTCTTCTGTTGGGGTAAACTATACACCTTACATGGGGAAACTTACCAATGATGTGTTTTTATTATATGGAGCGTTCCATAAATTCTTAGGGCAGGAAGAAAGATCTACCATCTCTGCGAGTATCTATTACTTCAATATGGGTGAGGTAGATTTGACTCAATTAGTAGGAAATGAAGTAACTTCAATGGGTACATCAAAACCAAACGAATTCTCTATTGACGTTGCATACGGTCTTAAACTTTCAGACTCTTACTCAATGGCTGTTACGGGTAGATTTATCCGTTCAGACTTAGCCGGAGGATTCAACACGGATACTACGTTGAAGCCTGCAAACTCTTTTGCAGTAGACGTTTCAGGATACTATACATCTCCAAGGTTCTCAAGCTTCGGTGGATATGACGGTAAGCTGAACGCAGGTTTCGCAGTACAAAACCTTGGTCCGAAACTAGACTATACAGGAAACGAAGAATCAAGATCTTATCTTCCTACCATGGCTAGATTAGGGGTTGGTTACGACATGTATCTTGATGATGTCAACAGAATCGGGTTAAGTGTTGAGGGATCCAAAATTTTGGTTCCGGGATCAGAATTTGTAGGAACAGACCCAAATACAAGACAGCCGATCTACGAAGTACCAAACGTTGGTGTAATGGCAGGTATTGGAAAATCTTTCAAAAACAAAAACTCTATCATGTATAGTGGAGCGTTGGAATATTCTTATGACAATGCATTCGCTGTAAGAGGAGGTTATTTCCACGAAAGTGAAGAGCAGGGAGCAAGACAGTTTGCCACTGCAGGTATCGGATTAAAATACCGTTCTTTCGGGCTTGACATTTCTTACCTGATCAATATGTCTAAAATTAATACAGCTTTGGATAACACCCTTCGTTTCGGTCTTACCTGGAACATTGGTGATGAAACGTCTAATGTAGATTATTAAGAAACAACATACTTTATAAATAAAAAGCTCCATTTTATGGGGCTTTTTTGTTTTCAATTCTTTTTTAAGGAGCTTTTTCCCGCTATCCACTATATCTTTTGGGTTACGGGCTCCGCTTCGCTCCGCCCGCAACCCAAAAGGATGCCGTTACTATCGGGGCTAAAAAATGAATGGTGAATTTTGCTTCGCAAGTGAATGGTCAATATTAATTTACACAACAAATTCCCCTCCTCTGGAGGGGTGGCAAAAATTCAAAAGAATTTTTGACGGGGTGGTTGAAGAGTGAATTGTCAATAAATTTCATTATCAATTTTAATAATGCTAAAATTCACCATTCACTTACGAAGCAAAATGACAATTCACCCCAACTATTCACCATTCACATTAAATAAACTTTAATAATAAAAAATATGTTCACAAAAGTCTTATTTTTATAAGGCTTTTTTTATTCTCAATACCTAATTTTGCAGTATGAACTATTCGGCGGAGCTTAAAAAATTCGTAACCAGTCAATATGTATATTCTGCGATCAGGATTACACTAGCCACTGTTTTACCATGTTTGGTTCTCGCCCACTTCGGGATTTTAAAAGAATTCTTTCTCTTTCCCTTAGGAACAAGTTTCGTAGCACTCACAGATCAGCCCGGACCCTTCATCCGCAGAAGAAATGCTTTGATATTCGCTATTTTCTGTTTCGTTTTAGTGGCGCTCATTGCCAGTCTGGTTATGAATATTAAAGTCCTAGTGTTCGCGGAAATCATTGTTTTCGGACTATTTTTCTCTATAATCGGGGTGTACGGACAAAGATTAGCGGCAGTCGGGTCGCTCTCATTGGTTGTTCTCGCGATCTTTATTGACGGACATCTGACCGGAGCCAATATCCTCAAAAGCCTGTTGATTTTTGCAGGAGGATGTATTTGGTTTCTCCTAATATTCTTAATTGTAACCACCATTCAGCCGTATAAGCTTGCAAGCCAAATGATCGGGGAAAATTACCTGCAATTAGCCGAATTTTTAAAAATTAAAGCCAATTATTACCAGAAAAACCCTGACTTTGACAAGCTGACCACACAGGTTATCGCAAAACAGATTGAAATAAAAAATTTACAGGAAGAAACCCGCGAAACTGTTTTCAAAACAAGGACTATTGTGAACGAATCAACAACTACGAGTCGTTTATTAATGCTGATGTTCTTAAACTCCATGGATCTTCACGAAAAACTCATGACCTCCGAAAGTGATTATCAAAAACTTCAGCAAAGTTTTGAAGACAGTACGATTTTGGTGCACATCCATGATTATCTGAACCTGCTTGCCGAGGAGATTACCAATATCGGGATTTCCCTTCAGATAGGGACAAGAGCTAAACCTATGTTTAATCTTGATGCAGAATTAAAAAGCTTAAACCATTATTATTTCGACCTTAGAAATAAGAAAATCTCACCTGATAATTTTGAGAATTTCATGATTTTACGTCAAATCCTAATGCGTATCAATGAAATTACCAAAGAAATTATCGAGATCTATAAAGTTTTTTCACAAAACGTAAAGCTGGCAAAAAGTCTTTCCACAGGATTGGATTTAAAAAAGTTCATGCCCAGTGAAGAAAAACTTAACTTTCAGGTTCTGAGAAACAATATTTCTCTTTCATCTTCACAATTCCGCCACGCACTGAGAATTACCATAGCTTTGTTAATAGGATATTCTTTTTCATTATTTCAATTTTTGGGAATTGGTCATACCTACTGGATTTTGATTACTATTGTTGCGATTCTGAAGCCCGCCTACTCTATTACCAAGCAACGAAACCTTCTCCGATTGTACGGAACTATTGCCGGAGCTGTGATCGCTTACGGAATCCTGCATTATATCCATGTCAACCAGGCTTTGTTTGCCATTCTTCTTTTGAGTATGGTCATGTGTTTCAGCTTTTTGAAAGGACGCTATTTCTGGGCGGTTTTATTTATGACGATTTATGTTTTCCTGAGTTTTAATTTTTTAAGTCCTGGAAATATAAATGTGATCTTTAAAGACCGTATTGTCGACACCATCGTTGCCGGAATCATCACTTCACTGGTTGCCTACATTGTGCTTCCGGTTTGGGAACACACGCAGAATTTAGATTTAATGAAAAAATCTGCAGAATCTAATTTACTTTATTTTCAAAGCGTTATTTCCAAGTTTCTGGATGAAGAATATGACATTGAAGAATATAAAGTTAAGCGTAAAAACGCTATTATTTCATTAGCCAACCTTTCGGACAACTTTCAAAGGATGATCTCTGAACCCAAAAACCAGCGAAAAAAATTGGAGGTGGTTCATCAGTTTGTGGCCACTTCACACCTTATTACAGCTTACACTGCGTCGCTTTCGCAATACGTAAAAGACGATGAGAAATATCCCGAAATAGATGCTGAAAGCTGGAGCCGGAAAATTGAAGCCGAGATGCAGAAAGTTTCCAATTTGCTGAATGGTGAAAAGATTGATGAAACATTAAATATGGAAAGCCGTATCGAGCCGGAAGACTCTTCACTGGAAGATTTAATTATGAAAAGAAAACTAGAGCTTACGGAAAATGAAGCTCTCGATGTGAGAGATCCGGATAAAATATCACGTTTAACGGAGCTTAAAAATATTCATGATGTTTTGGAGCTGATCTACGATGTTGCCAAAGAACAGAGAAAGGTAATTGAGAATTATAAAAACGAATCTAAGAAATTAGAAAAAAATAATTAAGATGCTTAGTCTTAGTCTTAATTTTAAACCTCAACAATCGTAAAGCAATAATCATCAAAAAACTCCACCCTCGCCCTGAATTCATCCGAAAACTGATCGTCATAAACCCGGCAGCTGATGTGGTGAAGATGCTTTAATTCAAAAGGTTTTACTTCATAATTCTTCTTTAGAGACCAATATTTGGAATGATGAATTTTGTACATGCTTTCTTTTACACTCCAGATGATTGTATAGAAAGTATCAGCTTTATTTTCAGGGATAAAGCCTCTTTCATTTTCGTACGTAAACTTATCAATAACCCTTAAAATTTTAGGCGTAAATTTTTCAATATCAATTCCTATTTTATTTTTAGAAATGGCGATTGCCGCAAAAGGAAAAGAATGCGTAATGGATATTTCCGCATCTTTTGGCGACAAAAAAGGCTCCCTATCTTTATAAAGTATTTTTGAATGTGGTTTTAAGCCTTTTAAAAGCTTACGCACCATCAAAACCTCCAATAGTTTTTTGGGATGATAATCTTTTACTTTCTCGGCATTTTCGGGCTCAAGAAGCTTGTGGATATCCAAATCTTCGGTTTCATCGTACTTCCATACGAGAATCGTGGCATTGTCATCTGAAAAATCGCGATAAAGGGGCATATTTTTGGTCGTCAGAATATTAGTTTGTAAATTTGCGAAAAATTTTTCAGATAGATGGAAACAACAACCCAATACGTTCCTTATAAAGTAAAGGACATTACCCTTGCAGAATGGGGAAGAAAGGAAATCAATCTTGCAGAGGCTGAAATGCCAGGCTTGATGGCTATCCGTGAAGAATACGGACCGTCTCAACCCCTTAAAGGTGCAAGAATCGCGGGATGTCTTCACATGACAATCCAAACGGCTGTGCTTATCGAGACATTGGTAGCTTTAGGAGCTGAAGTTACCTGGTCTTCTTGTAATATTTTCTCTACACAAGATCACGCTGCTGCTGCTATTGCTGCTGCAGGAATCCCTGTTTATGCCTGGAAAGGTATGAATGCTGAAGAATTCGACTGGTGTATTGAGCAGACTTTATTCTTCGGTGAAGATAAAAAACCTCTGAACATGATCCTTGATGACGGTGGTGATTTAACGAACATGGTTTTCGATAAATACCCTGAATTAACAAAAGAAATCAAAGGTCTTTCTGAAGAAACTACAACAGGTGTTCACAGATTATACGAAAGAATGCAGAACGGTACTTTGGTAATGCCTGCAATCAACGTAAATGACTCTGTAACAAAATCTAAATTCGACAACAAATACGGATGTAGAGAATCTGCAGTAGATGCTGTAAGAAGAGCAACCGACATAATGTTGGCAGGTAAAAGAGTAATCGTTTGCGGATTCGGAGACGTAGGTAAAGGTACTGCTGCTTCATTCAGAGGAGCCGGATCTATCGTTACCGTTACGGAAATTGACCCGATCTGTGCTTTACAGGCTGCAATGGAAGGCTACGAAGTGAAGAAATTAGATACTGTAATCGAAAATGCAGATATCATCATCACTACAACCGGAAACTTCAACATTGTACAAGGTTCTCACTTCAAAAAAATGAAGGACAAGACTATTGTTTGTAACATCGGGCACTTCGACAACGAAATCGATATGGCTTGGTTGAACGACAACTACGGTTCTACAAAATATGAAGTAAAACCTCAGGTAGATGTTTACAACGTAGACGGAAACGAGATCATTATCTTAGCAGAAGGAAGACTGGTAAACTTAGGATGTGCAACAGGACACCCAAGTTTCGTAATGTCAAACTCTTTCTCAAACCAGACTTTAGCGCAAATCGAGCTTTGGAATCATTCAGACAAATACGGAAACGAAGTTTATACGCTTCCTAAACATTTGGATGAAAAAGTGGCTGCTCTTCACCTTAAAAAATTAGGGGTAGAGTTAGAAACTCTTACTGACGAGCAAGCTAAATATATCGGTGTTGATGTGAAAGGTCCTTTCAAACCGGAATATTACAGATACTAAATAAATTAGTATTACTAAAAATAAAACTCTCCATTTTTTGGGGAGTTTTTTTATTTAACCTGAGTTCAGGATGAATTTCTTGTTTGATTAGATTAAGCTGAGGCTGGAAGAGGCAAGTTATGAAGATCGTAAAGAACAACATCCTTACCTTTTCATCTTAATTTAAAAGGATATTTCATTAATTTTTATAACAAACTCAAAAATTACCGGACTAACAGTAACCTCTAGCCCCCCTGCCTCCATCTTCCAGCCGATATAATCTTTATTCCCTACCCAAGCTTAGATTATTTATAGCTTCTACGAATTTATTTCTGTTAAAATTTTTCTTTTATTTCAATAAACTATTCAAAATTTTATTCATTTTCTTATTTTTGTGATACTTATTTCACAAAATATTGATATGCATAAAAAATTACCCTCAGCAAATATGTTTAAAAAGTTTTTAATCTTAGCCTTGTGCTCTCTGCTATTCCAAATCACGAAAGCGCAAAACGAATTTATTACAATATGGCAACCAGGGCTTCCCCATACGATGCCTCTGATAAATATTGATGCCCCGTCTCAGGCAACCTCCAATCAGATTTGGTTTCCGGGAATCGGGGAAAATTATACCATAACCTGGGAAGAAGTTGGTTATCCATCGCATAACGGAACAATGACAGATGTCACCTCAACGTCACAGGTTCTTATCGATTTCGGAAACCCCTTAAATGACGCTTCCTCGGCAACTTACAGAGTAAAAGTGAGCAACGGAAACGGAGTTTTCAGACAGATAAGATTCGGAGTGCCAACCATTATTACACTTCCCGATAACCTTTATCCGATGTGGACCATCTATGGAAGTGCAGATAAAAT
This region includes:
- the porU gene encoding type IX secretion system sortase PorU — protein: MKQKIALLFLICFVSTIWAQRINIEWDGSKIQDFGDTKLTLPHFKNQGFSFSQNNIFITTKQKIGEKQLKVSNPVWETVSSRDLFEMSKDLLPDYEIKDVAYYYLDGEKYASINVALFKNIKGKVQRLSSFEISETNASNIIGSPLKVGTTTNPLSAGNFYKIKVDKSGIFKITRQFLQDNGINPSSVNPKNFRIYGNGGVMLPEYNQDIKYSALQENAIQVVGEDDGVWNDNDYALFYAQGPNGYNLYNTSNGNGYKRIDTRNDRSENLKNIYEDFSYYYINFDKGPGKRVQPVDINLPTTPLITRYDNYQVINNDQKNLMKVGRIWVEDTPFTTDKAVSFTTASAIQGGDVIRYRTQVVAYKSQQNSITFDINNQNPLTVVIPPAGASGSNDFYPVRYSGTLTGLSGSQITFNLKPSITVNPNGNFYVDYLEVQYKDNLNFNGTQMNFRDFSLVSGSNTTYGFSLSNASTAEQIWDVTDITNANRRVNKAAGNTTFNFAYTASDPSFNNEFVAFKADAAYSPQFVGRINNQNLSALQNVDYLIITTPEMMGQAQRIANYHQTKNSFNVQIIDTDKIYNEFGSGSRDLTAIRDFVTKLNTPLGALKYVFILGDTSYDYKNRVPNNSNVVSSYQSEESMDFIRSFVTDDYIVMTKPQTNEFITNNIPDLPVGRLPAANATEAGNMIDKTLAYYNSLSGQSTPFGEWRMKLDFVVDDDNDGGTPFHTVMNNTLATVFEQSSSTNLREYNVRKLYLDAFQGQSTAGGQRYPQVNQAISNDIGNSLYLFYFGHGGINGWAQERVLTLDEVQNSNNFSNVYSRFPFVSTITCEFTLWDEPDTASAGEQFLKLKQGGPATMITSSRAIDVGYGIDFTNLYTQSIFKLTSDDFDTLGYAHLNAKKQKGAATDHLKVNFLGDPAMKLSRPQRLLTIDAIESPVPGLIRGLDFVKVKGHINKADGTLNTSFNGRVVINIFDKRLNKQTLNNDGGLTPVLQYTEEGSAIVKASGMAVNGVFTVEFYVPKDINYAVGQGRILGYADNKASDVFNNQAVQVGDINPNGINDSEPPKVKLYMNNTNFADGGITDQNPMLLACVTDDTGINSTGSGIGHDITVYLDGQIINTIVLNDFYASGEGNGCLNPGLADYQKGNVTYPFRNLAIGQHQLTFKVWDINNNSTTATLNFEVKDEADQHLVINRPLNWPNPFTNKTYIHFEHNCDDILDVNVQIYTITGKLVRTLSQPVIAEPFLQGFRTPRQAIEWDGKDDFGATVAKGTYIFKIFAKSQNQEKCKGSATAVEKMVLLK
- the porV gene encoding type IX secretion system outer membrane channel protein PorV; the encoded protein is MNLTTKLLLGIGLGAGFLGYSQDLSLVRPVLTGAPFLRIAPDARAGGMGDQGVVTSPDAFSQFWNAAKYPFSRTSSSVGVNYTPYMGKLTNDVFLLYGAFHKFLGQEERSTISASIYYFNMGEVDLTQLVGNEVTSMGTSKPNEFSIDVAYGLKLSDSYSMAVTGRFIRSDLAGGFNTDTTLKPANSFAVDVSGYYTSPRFSSFGGYDGKLNAGFAVQNLGPKLDYTGNEESRSYLPTMARLGVGYDMYLDDVNRIGLSVEGSKILVPGSEFVGTDPNTRQPIYEVPNVGVMAGIGKSFKNKNSIMYSGALEYSYDNAFAVRGGYFHESEEQGARQFATAGIGLKYRSFGLDISYLINMSKINTALDNTLRFGLTWNIGDETSNVDY
- a CDS encoding FUSC family protein, translated to MNYSAELKKFVTSQYVYSAIRITLATVLPCLVLAHFGILKEFFLFPLGTSFVALTDQPGPFIRRRNALIFAIFCFVLVALIASLVMNIKVLVFAEIIVFGLFFSIIGVYGQRLAAVGSLSLVVLAIFIDGHLTGANILKSLLIFAGGCIWFLLIFLIVTTIQPYKLASQMIGENYLQLAEFLKIKANYYQKNPDFDKLTTQVIAKQIEIKNLQEETRETVFKTRTIVNESTTTSRLLMLMFLNSMDLHEKLMTSESDYQKLQQSFEDSTILVHIHDYLNLLAEEITNIGISLQIGTRAKPMFNLDAELKSLNHYYFDLRNKKISPDNFENFMILRQILMRINEITKEIIEIYKVFSQNVKLAKSLSTGLDLKKFMPSEEKLNFQVLRNNISLSSSQFRHALRITIALLIGYSFSLFQFLGIGHTYWILITIVAILKPAYSITKQRNLLRLYGTIAGAVIAYGILHYIHVNQALFAILLLSMVMCFSFLKGRYFWAVLFMTIYVFLSFNFLSPGNINVIFKDRIVDTIVAGIITSLVAYIVLPVWEHTQNLDLMKKSAESNLLYFQSVISKFLDEEYDIEEYKVKRKNAIISLANLSDNFQRMISEPKNQRKKLEVVHQFVATSHLITAYTASLSQYVKDDEKYPEIDAESWSRKIEAEMQKVSNLLNGEKIDETLNMESRIEPEDSSLEDLIMKRKLELTENEALDVRDPDKISRLTELKNIHDVLELIYDVAKEQRKVIENYKNESKKLEKNN
- a CDS encoding 4'-phosphopantetheinyl transferase family protein, whose product is MPLYRDFSDDNATILVWKYDETEDLDIHKLLEPENAEKVKDYHPKKLLEVLMVRKLLKGLKPHSKILYKDREPFLSPKDAEISITHSFPFAAIAISKNKIGIDIEKFTPKILRVIDKFTYENERGFIPENKADTFYTIIWSVKESMYKIHHSKYWSLKKNYEVKPFELKHLHHISCRVYDDQFSDEFRARVEFFDDYCFTIVEV
- the ahcY gene encoding adenosylhomocysteinase — encoded protein: METTTQYVPYKVKDITLAEWGRKEINLAEAEMPGLMAIREEYGPSQPLKGARIAGCLHMTIQTAVLIETLVALGAEVTWSSCNIFSTQDHAAAAIAAAGIPVYAWKGMNAEEFDWCIEQTLFFGEDKKPLNMILDDGGDLTNMVFDKYPELTKEIKGLSEETTTGVHRLYERMQNGTLVMPAINVNDSVTKSKFDNKYGCRESAVDAVRRATDIMLAGKRVIVCGFGDVGKGTAASFRGAGSIVTVTEIDPICALQAAMEGYEVKKLDTVIENADIIITTTGNFNIVQGSHFKKMKDKTIVCNIGHFDNEIDMAWLNDNYGSTKYEVKPQVDVYNVDGNEIIILAEGRLVNLGCATGHPSFVMSNSFSNQTLAQIELWNHSDKYGNEVYTLPKHLDEKVAALHLKKLGVELETLTDEQAKYIGVDVKGPFKPEYYRY